ctgccactgtctgtctctctctctctctctctctgccactgtctctctgccactgtctctctctctctctctgccactgtctgtctctcttccactgtctgtctgtctgtctgtctgtctgtctctctctctgccactgtctgtctgtctctctgccactgtctgtctctcttccactgtctgtctgtctgtctgtctgtctctctctctgccactgtctgtctgtctctctctctctctgccactgtctgtatgtctctctctcggccactgtctgtctgtctctgccactctctctctctctgccactgtctctctctctgccactgcctctctctctctctgtccatcaccACCTAGCTTCTCCACACCTCATTAACTCACTGTCTGGCATCACACAGGCACacgcacccccccacacacacacactcgtaccCGGGGCAGCAATGGGTACTCCGTTGATGCTGGTGAGTTCCTCGGCGGGGCGCTCCTCGATGACAATGTGCCGGCCGCTCTCCAGACTCAGGTCACATGACGTGCTGGGCGCCGCCACGTAGAACGGGATCCCATGGTGCTTTGCGGCAATGGCCAGCTGGTACGTGCCGATTTTGTTGGCCGTGTCGCCGTTAGCAACCACCCTGTCGGCCCCGACGACCACAGCTGAgaaagggggggggagagagagggggagagagagagagggggagagagagagagagagagaaaataacagTATAGTGATAAGAGATTGATAGAACAGCAAACCAGACCACAGTTATTGGAGGAGGaaggacagacagaagagaggaagacagacagacagacagaagacaggcagacagaagaCAGGCAGACCGAGTCTGTGTATACCTGTGATGCTCTTCTCTCTCATGGTGAGTGCAGCCATGCTGTCTGTGATGAGAGTAGCAGGGAACCCTTCAGCCACAGCCTCATAGGCTGTCAGTCTGGCCCCTTGGTTATAGGGCCTGGTCTCTGTACAATACATACGCTTCAGTCTACCTAGAGTATGGAGGGAACGCACCacacctggagacacacacacacacactggttatagGGCCTGGTCTCTGTACAATACATACGCTTCAATCTACCCAGAGTATGGAGGGAACGCACCACACctggagacacaaacacacacactggttatagGGCCTGGTCTCTGTACAATACATACGCTTCAGTCTACCTAGAGTATGGAGACatacacactctctttctctctctctctctctctcttacccaggGCGGTGCCGTATCCTGCAGTGGCCAGTGAGCCGGTGTTGCAGTGTGTTAGGATGGTGACAGAGTCTCGGGGAACACCAGACAGGATGTGTTGAGCTCCGTAGTTACCGATCTTCTTGTTGTCATTGACATCACGCTCCAGCATCTCCTCGATCCAGCCAATCACACTGCAGGACGAgcgggatgagaggagagggagttattggatgatgtgtgtgtctgtcacaaAGCAGTTATCTTTCACTATCATCTTCCCTTTTACCACTGAGTTGTTCTGGGTTTTTcctccatgctctctctctctgccaactCCATCAGTTCTCTCATTACTCCCCCCCATCCttccctacatctctctctccctacatccGTACCTCTCTGTGAGTTGTTCTGGGTTTTTCTCCATGCTCTCGTTCTCGGCAAACTCCATCAGCTCTCGGGCAGCCCGGCCCATGTTGACGGCCGTGGGTCTTGCAGAGGTCAGGTGACACAGAGATTCCCTGATGAAGGTCACGGGGTCGTTGCCCCCGGCGCCCGCGCGCAGCTCCACTGCCAGGCTCAGACAACCTACGATGGCAATTGCAGGAGCCCCCCgcacctggagggagagagggaaggatggagagggaatggagggagggagggagggagagggaaccaGACATAATGTTAGAATTCAGCCTTTGAACATTTCTTGTGATCCTCCAGGTAAACCAGAGGAGGAGGACCTGTGTGTCTACAACTCTCTCATTGGTCTTTATCATACACCAGTCTCCACCTGTCCCTCCTCTACAACTCTCTCATTGGTCTTTATCATACAC
The sequence above is drawn from the Coregonus clupeaformis isolate EN_2021a chromosome 38, ASM2061545v1, whole genome shotgun sequence genome and encodes:
- the mri1 gene encoding methylthioribose-1-phosphate isomerase yields the protein MTLEAIRYRAGSLQILNQLLLPHETVFDEVRTVQDGYEAIKSMKVRGAPAIAIVGCLSLAVELRAGAGGNDPVTFIRESLCHLTSARPTAVNMGRAARELMEFAENESMEKNPEQLTESVIGWIEEMLERDVNDNKKIGNYGAQHILSGVPRDSVTILTHCNTGSLATAGYGTALGVVRSLHTLGRLKRMYCTETRPYNQGARLTAYEAVAEGFPATLITDSMAALTMREKSITAVVVGADRVVANGDTANKIGTYQLAIAAKHHGIPFYVAAPSTSCDLSLESGRHIVIEERPAEELTSINGVPIAAPGIDVWNPAFDVTPHQLITGGIITELGVFLPSELQAALTGRLTAL